From Triticum aestivum cultivar Chinese Spring chromosome 4A, IWGSC CS RefSeq v2.1, whole genome shotgun sequence, a single genomic window includes:
- the LOC123082783 gene encoding uncharacterized protein — translation MHATISGKQRCISPPLPPATRSPRVCWETMQGDLVRLVASRLLAGDLLDYVRFRAVCVQWRSETLCPRGRGVVDQRFHPRRWTMFPEGRGLYPGHPGLGDYVRFFNLDSGVFVRVRLPLFTNHCILDSVYGLLLLQRDEDTAVRLLHPFTGDIVELPRLTTLVSQKPEGGAWPLEIKTMRYISTSASFVAGAVTVLITFNLYFCGAVATSLDTQWTMLSWTCPGSYINGPLPLHGKIYDVPAFFDDTNGAPRIFEMDVCHYQDPPKLIFTGPIEKPLQACHLVEYGSEILVVAHDDDQLSHMTVYRLADLVLGKFIPMTDIGENAIFMGPRSICVSSRAFPMVKANTIVYFRPQKHRFAQYNIGRRTWSLAMDQCSINGRTQGPRSIVCHILTCCSHQHWNKGEDYTYTLTGGPSPEWKVKEEFRAGVMA, via the exons ATGCATGCCACCATCTCAGGAAAACAAAGATGCATATCTCCCCCGCTGCCGCCGGCAACCCGGAGCCCTAGGGTTTGCTGGGAAACGATGCAAGGAGATTTGGTTCGGCTGGTCGCGTCGCGCTTGCTGGCCGGCGATTTACTGGATTACGTCCGTTTCCGTGCTGTCTGTGTGCAATGGCGATCAGAGACTCTCTGCCCGCGTGGCCGTGGCGTCGTTGATCAACGTTTCCACCCGCGCCGCTGGACGATGTTCCCCGAGGGCCGTGGCCTTTATCCTGGACACCCCGGGCTGGGTGACTATGTCCGCTTCTTCAACCTAGACTCAGGTGTCTTTGTCCGTGTCCGCCTCCCGCTGTTTACCAACCATTGTATTCTTGATTCGGTCTACGGCCTACTCCTCCTCCAGAGGGATGAAGACACAGCCGTCCGTCTCCTCCACCCTTTCACCGGTGACATCGTTGAGCTTCCACGGCTCACCACCCTGGTCTCGCAGAAGCCCGAGGGAGGAGCTTGGCCCCTCGAGATCAAGACGATGAGATACATCTCTACTAGTGCTTCCTTTGTTGCAGGAGCTGTCACTGTTTTGATTACCTTCAATTTGTATTTTTGTGGGGCTGTTGCTACCTCTCTAGATACGCAATGGACGATGCTAAGTTGGACATGCCCAGGGTCATATATCAATGGACCTCTGCCATTACACGGAAAGATATACGATGTTCCGGCCTTCTTCGATGATACGAATGGTGCACCTCGGATTTTTGAGATGGACGTATGCCACTATCAAGACCCACCAAAGTTGATCTTCACAGGCCCGATAGAGAAACCCCTACAGGCTTGCCACCTGGTAGAGTATGGCTCGGAGATCTTAGTGGTTGCACACGACGATGATCAACTATCCCATATGACGGTTTATAGGCTCGCTGACCTTGTCTTGGGAAAGTTCATTCCGATGACAGACATCGGAGAAAACGCTATCTTCATGGGACCAAGGAGTATCTGTGTTTCTTCCAGGGCATTTCCTATGGTGAAGGCTAATACTATCGTGTATTTCCGTCCACAAAAGCACCGTTTTGCGCAATACAACATCGGTCGTCGCACCTGGTCATTAGCTATGGATCAGTGTAGCATAAATGGCCGAACACAAGGCCCTCGTAGCATTGTATGTCATATCTTGACATGCTGCTCTCACCAGCATTG GAACAAAGGAGAAGATTACACATATACGTTAACAGGAGGTCCATCACCCGAGTGGAAAGTGAAGGAAGAGTTTCGAGCTGGCGTAATG GCCTAA